The genomic window TGATCATAAAGGCATTAAAACGTCGATATCCATTCCAGATCAAGTCGTCATCGCTGAAGTTGATGGACAGCTCATCGACCGAGCCATCCGCAATGTTATAGATAACGCCATGCTTCATGGTGCTTCCGGTAAATACCTTGGCATTCAATTGTGTGAACAAAAAGGACAAGTGATCATGGCGATTACAGACCGCGGATCTGGCATTCTTGAAGAACAGCAAAAGCTCATCTTTGAACGCTTTTTCCAAGGTAGCCAAGAGCGGAAAAATGAAGGCTTCGGGATCGGTCTTTCCCTCGTCCAAGAGATCGTCGAAGCGCACCATGGCACCATCCATGTAAAGAGTGAACGAAACGTTGAGACGACGTTTGTCATCGTGTTGCCTCGAACGGATCATGGCGATCAAGCGAAAGCTCCAAAAAGCGATCGGAAATAATAGTAAAACCGCTAAGTCTCTTTTAGAATTAGCGGTTTTATGACACTTTTTATTTAACTTGACCGTTTCTCTCCGTTACTTTTTAATGAATTGTCACCAAATCCAAGCTCTTATACACTCCAAAAACATTTAATGGCTGATCTTTCTAATCAATGAGGATTTTGATTGTCACAGGCATTTCACTTTTGACGTGATTCGTTGTCACCTTTAACCCGTCAGCGGTTCGCTCCCAATTCGGTTTTTCATCAAAGCCTAAAACAGCAACGTCTTTAATTAGGCCATGAAAATGAGGCAGCTTAGACGCGTCCTGCTCAGCTAGCGATTGAATGTTGACTTTTCCATCTTCCGGATAATTCAATACAGTCGCATAAAGGTAGGAGCCATTCACTGTAAAGCGAATATCTTCGGCCGTAAACTGTTTTGATTTCTCATCTGTAAATTGTCCCTCTTGGACTTCTGTAGGTCCCTCACCAAACTTCCGCCAAACTTGACTATGATAAATCGCCTCACCGTTCACGTTTAGCCAGTCACCAATCTTGAGCAGAATTTCCTTATCCTCATCAGGGATCGTTCCGTCTGCCTTCGGTCCGATATTTAATAATAAACTCCCATTTTTACTGACAATATCGACAAGGTCACAAATCAATTCATTCGCCGTTTTGTAATCATTATTTTCTGTGTAGCACCAGGAGTTTTTTGCTACGGAAGTATCTGTTTGCCAAAAGTAAGGCTTCTGTTCGGCAAATTGTCCTCTTTCTATATCGATCACAGCCGTACCGAACATAAAGGCATCGTGTTTATAGTTGATCGCGACGTCAATTCCCCACTCATCGGCACGATTATAATAATACGCCGCAAATTTTTTCAAATAAGGTTTAACTGACTGATGCTGAATCCACCAATCGAACCACATGATTTTCGGTCGATAGCGATCAACAATTTCGCACGTACGAATGAGCCAATCCTCAAGAAACGCTTTCGACGGGGACGGACTATGTAAATCATGGTGTTTCGGCTCAGGCATGGCTGGCCAATAGAAATCCCCTCTTTCAAGCGGCTCGTTAATATCACTAGCAAATTCTTTTCCGTGCCCCATAAAGAACCAATGTTCTATCCGATGTGACGAGGTACTTAACGGAATGTTTCTTTTTTCTAATGCCGAGCCTAATTCACCGACGATGTCGCGCTCTGGTCCCATTTCATAGGCATTAAAACGAGAGAAATCGCTTTTATACATTTGAAAGCCATCATGATGTTCCGCGACAGGCATGACATACTTTGCACCCGCGTTTTTAAACAGCTCGGCCCATTCATCTGGATTAAACTGCTCGGCTTTAAACATTGGGATAAAGTCTTTATAGCCAAAATCCTTATGATTTCCATACGTTTGAATGTGGTGCTCATATTCCTTCGAGCCTTGAATGTACATATTTCTAGGGTACCATTCATTTCCAAACGCAGGGACCGCGTACACCCCCCAGTGAATGAAGATACCAAACTTCGCATCACGGTACCATTTTGGTAATTCATATTGCGATAGCGAATCCCAATTGTCTTTAAACCGTCCTTTTTGAATCACACGATCAATGTCTTTTAAATAATCTGTAATTTTTTGCTCCATCATCGTTTTCCTCCTAGGTATTAGTACAATTGATCCTACTCTCATGAGAATGTACAAAGTAATGCCTTTTATATCATAAAACACGTCCTTCTCATTTAGCGCTTACCATTCGTAAACGAGCTTCTCTCCATTTCGCCAATTTGATCATGAGACATAAGAATATTGTCTCTGTAAATTGCCAAAGACACACTAGCTTTTTCCCTACAAAGAACCTTTTCAATTAGATACTACCTTAGTTTTTATGTGAGCGGTAACATTTTAGCACAATCTATCCCTACAAATCTGCATGGGAAAAGCGATAAAAAAAACGCGCACA from Litoribacterium kuwaitense includes these protein-coding regions:
- a CDS encoding sensor histidine kinase, with protein sequence MKPAHDEIHDLTEHFNAMALRIHEQVNQIHDQETKRKALVSNLSHDLKTPLTNILGYAETINQGMYKDEAELHAYTQLIFRQSQYMERLMNTLFNISNLDSLGMNVTKKPTNIVGLLRRTLADYIPMLDHKGIKTSISIPDQVVIAEVDGQLIDRAIRNVIDNAMLHGASGKYLGIQLCEQKGQVIMAITDRGSGILEEQQKLIFERFFQGSQERKNEGFGIGLSLVQEIVEAHHGTIHVKSERNVETTFVIVLPRTDHGDQAKAPKSDRK
- a CDS encoding alpha-L-fucosidase → MMEQKITDYLKDIDRVIQKGRFKDNWDSLSQYELPKWYRDAKFGIFIHWGVYAVPAFGNEWYPRNMYIQGSKEYEHHIQTYGNHKDFGYKDFIPMFKAEQFNPDEWAELFKNAGAKYVMPVAEHHDGFQMYKSDFSRFNAYEMGPERDIVGELGSALEKRNIPLSTSSHRIEHWFFMGHGKEFASDINEPLERGDFYWPAMPEPKHHDLHSPSPSKAFLEDWLIRTCEIVDRYRPKIMWFDWWIQHQSVKPYLKKFAAYYYNRADEWGIDVAINYKHDAFMFGTAVIDIERGQFAEQKPYFWQTDTSVAKNSWCYTENNDYKTANELICDLVDIVSKNGSLLLNIGPKADGTIPDEDKEILLKIGDWLNVNGEAIYHSQVWRKFGEGPTEVQEGQFTDEKSKQFTAEDIRFTVNGSYLYATVLNYPEDGKVNIQSLAEQDASKLPHFHGLIKDVAVLGFDEKPNWERTADGLKVTTNHVKSEMPVTIKILID